From one Pseudoliparis swirei isolate HS2019 ecotype Mariana Trench chromosome 5, NWPU_hadal_v1, whole genome shotgun sequence genomic stretch:
- the slc5a9 gene encoding sodium/glucose cotransporter 4, giving the protein MVVGIWSSARANRSTVRGYFLAGRSMTWWPIGASLMSSNVGSGLFIGLAGTGAAGGLAVGGFEWNAAWVLVALGWIFIPVYISAGVVTMPEYLAKRFGGQRIRIYMSVLSLILYIFTKISTDIFSGAMFIQMSLGWDIYLSTGALLLVTAVYTVAGGLAAVIYTDAFQTLIMVGGAFILMFIAFSKVGWYDGLVDSYMSAVPSVTVANTTCHLPRGDAFRLFRDPVSGDLPWPGLVFGLTVLATWVWCTDQVIVQRSLSAKSLSHAKGGSVLGGYLKLLPMFFIVMPGMISRSLFPDEVGCVDPAVCQSVCGVSVGCSNIAYPKLVVELMPVGLRGLMLAVILAALMSSLTSIFNSSATLFTLDLYHRARPRASERELMIVGRVFILVLVCVSLLWIPVIQTANSGQLFDYIQSVTSFLAPPITAVFLMAIFWPRANEQGAFWGLMTGLVVGLSRMVLEFSYEIPSCGQPDGRPALLADVHYLYFALILLALTSLIIAAVSLATAPIPKEHLYRLTWWSRHSREPRIDLTGPTMTSDPVSSDPSPDAERLPQSCWMRGALRLCGLTGPSSASASPAVEDSELDSLQEEPLWRRVCDVNALLLLAVNVFLWGYFA; this is encoded by the exons ATGGTGGTTGGAATCTGG TCATCAGCGCGAGCCAATCGCAGCACTGTGAGGGGCTACTTCCTGGCTGGCCGTTCAATGACCTGGTGGCCT ATCGGAGCCTCTCTGATGTCCAGTAATGTTGGCAGTGGTTTGTTCATTGGTCtcgcaggaacaggagcagcaggaggactcGCTGTTGGAGGATTCGAATGGAAC GCAGCTTGGGTCCTGGTGGCTCTGGGCTGGATCTTTATCCCCGTCTACATCTCTGCTGGTGTGGTGACCATGCCTGAGTACCTGGCCAAGCGCTTTGGAGGCCAGAGGATACGCATATACATGTCTGTTCTGTCACTCATCCTCTACATCTTTACTAAAATATCT ACAGATATATTTTCGGGGGCCATGTTTATTCAGATGTCGTTGGGCTGggatatctatctatccacgGGCGCGCTGCTGCTGGTCACTGCTGTTTACACTGtggcag gtGGTTTGGCAGCAGTGATCTACACTGATGCTTTCCAGACTTTGATCATGGTTGGTGGAGCCTTTATTCTCATGTTCATAG CATTCTCCAAAGTGGGCTGGTATGACGGCCTTGTGGACAGTTACATGTCAGCGGTTCCCTCGGTGACAGTCGCCAACACCACCTGCCACCTACCTCGCGGTGACGCCTTCCGTTTGTTCCGGGACCCCGTATCAGGGGACCTGCCCTGGCCCGGTCTGGTGTTCGGGCTCACCGTCCTGGCTACGTGGGTGTGGTGCACGGATCAG gTTATAGTCCAGAGGTCTCTGTCAGCCAAGTCTTTGTCTCATGCCAAAGGCGGGAGTGTGTTGGGAGGCTACCTCAAACTGCTGCCCATGTTCTTCATTGTCATGCCGGGCATGATCAGCCGATCACTGTTCCCAG atgagGTAGGTTGTGTTGATCCAGcagtgtgtcagagtgtgtgtggagtttcAGTTGGCTGCTCCAACATCGCCTACCCTAAACTAGTGGTGGAGCTAATGCCTGTGg GTCTGCGTGGTCTGATGCTAGCAGTGATACTAGCTGCTCTGATGTCATCTCTGACCTCCATCTTTAACAGCAGCGCCACTCTGTTCACACTGGACCTCTACCACAGAGCCAGGCCGAGGGCCTCAGAGAGGGAGCTCATGATAGTGGGAAG GGTGTTCATCCTggtcttggtgtgtgtgagtctgttgtgGATTCCAGTCATCCAAACAGCCAACAGTGGACAGCTGTTTGATTACATTCAATCAGTGACCAGCTTTCTAGCTCCGCCCATAACTGCTGTATTCCTAATGGCTATATTCTGGCCACGTGCCAACGAGCAG ggTGCATTCTGGGGTCTGATGACTGGACTGGTGGTGGGACTGAGCCGCATGGTTCTGGAGTTCTCCTATGAAATCCCCTCCTGTGGTCAGCCTGACGGTCGGCCTGCCCTCCTGGCTGATGTCCACTACCTGTACTTTGCTctcatcctattggctctcACCAGCCTCATCATTGCTGCAGTCAGCTTGGCCACAGCCCCAATACCTAAAGAACAT cTGTACAGGCTGACCTGGTGGTCCAGACACAGCCGGGAGCCTCGGATCGACCTCACAGGTCCCACGATGACCTCGGACCCGGTGAGCTCTGACCCTAGCCCGGACGCTGAGCGCTTGCCACAATCTTGCTGGATGAGAGGAGCCCTGAGGCTCTGCGGTCTGACTGGTCCCAGCTCGGCCTCGGCGTCTCCAGCGGTTGAAGACAGCGAGCTGGACTCCCTCCAGGAGGAGCCGCTCTGGAGGAGAGTGTGCGATGTGAACGCCCTGCTACTGCTGGCTGTTAACGTATTTCTCTGGGGATATTTTGCCTAA